The nucleotide sequence ACCCAATGGCGACGACAGCGGCGTGGATTTCCAGCTCGAATACTGTGATTCCCGCACGCTGCTGCTGAAGAAGCTCAACGACTGGTTCGCCCGGTTCGACCCCGACGCGATCATCGGCTGGAACCTGGTGCAGTTCGATCTGCGCGTGCTGCACGAGCATGCCCGGCGGCTGGCCGTGCCGTTGCGCCTGGGGCGGGGCGGAGAAGAAATGCAGTGGCGCGAGCACGGTGCGCGCAACAACCATTTTTTTGCCGCGGCGGCCGGTCGGTTGATCATCGACGGCATCGAGTCCCTGCGCTCGGCCACCTGGAGCTTTCCTTCGTTCAGCCTGGAAAACGTCGCCCAGACGCTGTTGGGGGAGGGCAAGGCCATCGGCACCCCTTACCAGCGCATGGACGAGATCAATCGCATGTTCGCCGAGGACAAGCCGGCCCTGGCCCGCTACAACCTCAAGGACTGCGAGCTGGTGACGCGGATCTTCGCCAAGACCGAGCTGCTCAAGTTCCTGCTGGAGCGGGCCAGCGTGACCGGCCTGCCGGCGGATCGCAGCGGTGGTTCGGTGGCGGCCTTCACGCATTTGTATATGCCGCTGATGCACCGCCAGGGGTTCGTTGCGCCGAATCTTGGCCAGCGTCCGCCCCAGGCCAGTCCGGGCGGCTTTGTCATGGACTCCCAGCCCGGACTCTACGAGTCGGTCCTGGTGCTGGACTACAAGAGTCTGTATCCGTCGATCATTCGCACGTTCCTCATCGACCCGGTGGGCCTGATCGAAGGTCTGCGCCACCCGGACGACAGCGAGTCGGTGCCGGGCTTTCGCGGCGCACGGTTCTCGCGCACCCGCCATTGTCTGCCGTCCATCGTGGCCCGGGTTGCCGAAGGCCGGGAAACCGCCAAGCGCGAACACAACGCGCCGTTGTCCCAGGCCTTGAAGATCATCATGAACGCCTTCTACGGTGTGCTCGGTTCCAGCGGCTGTCGCTTTTTCGATCCGCGGCTGGCCTCGTCCATCACCTTGCGCGGCCACCAGATCATGCAGCAGACCCGGCAGTTGATCGAAGCCCGCGGGCATGTGGTGATCTATGGCGACACCGACTCCACCTTCGTCTGGTTGCGCCGGGCCCACGGCCAGGAAGAGGCGGCCAGCATCGGTCGCGAACTGGTGGCGCACGTCAACCAGTGGTGGCGCGAATACGTGCATGAGACGTTCGGGTTGCAGAGTGCTTTGGAGCTGCAGTTCGAGACCCACTTCAAGCGTTTCCTGATGCCGACGATTCGTGGCGCCGAGGAAGGCAGCAAGAAACGCTACGCCGGGCTGGTCACCCGTGCCGACGGCAGCGACGAGATCATCTACAAGGGGCTTGAAGCCGTGCGCACCGACTGGTCGCCGCTGGCCCGGCAATTCCAGCAGGAACTGTACGAGCGAATCTTCCATCGCAAGCCTTACCAGGATTACCTGCGCGACTATGTCCACCAGACCCTCGCCGGAGCGTTCGATGATCGACTGGTCTACCGCAAGCGCCTGCGCCGACCGCTGGATGACTACGAGCGCAACGTCCCACCCCATGTGCGCGCGGCGCGGATTGCCGACGAGTTCAACCAGCGCCAGGGCCGGCCTCGGCAATACCAGAACGGTGGCTGGATCAGCTACGTCATCACTGTCGCAGGGCCCGAGCCGCTGGAAACCCGCAGCGCCGCCATCGACTACGACCACTACGTGAGCAAACAGCTACAGCCAGTGGCAGATGCGATCCTGCCCTTCGTCGGGGATGATTTCCTGACGTTGATCGGGGGCCAGATGGGGTTGTTCTGAGGGGGGGGCGCAGGCGAGCAGGTCGTGTCGGTCCGCGCCGGGGTTCAATCGTCCTCCTGCAACCTGATCCCGCGCATATGCAGCAGGTGAGGCACTACCAGCACCAGCAATGTCAGCCCAAGGACCGTGGCCGAAATGGGCTGTGTCAGGAACACCGTCCAGTCTCCCTGGCTGATGGATAGCGCGTTGCGCAGCTGTTTCTCCGCCATCGGCCCCAGCAGCATGCCGACGATCACCGGCGCGACGGGGAAGTCGAAACGGCGCATCAGTACGCCGGCCCAGCCGATGGCCAGCATCAGCATCAGGTCGAACGAGGAATGACGCATGCCATACACGCCGATGGAGGCAAATACCAGGATCCCGGCATTGAGATAGGGCCGGGGAATCTGCAGCAGCTTCACCCAGAGCCCCACCAAGGGTAGGTTCAACACCAGCAGGATCAGGTTGCCGATGTATAGCGAGGCGACCAGGGTCCAGACCAGCTCGCTCGAAGTCTGGAACAGCATTGGGCCCGGCTGCAGGTTGTAGTTCTGAAACGCCGCCAGCAATATCGCCGCCGTCGCCGAAGTGGGGATGCCGAGGGTCAGCAGCGGCACCAGTGAGCCCGTGGCACTGGCATTGTTGGCCGCTTCAGGACCGGCCACGCCTTCGATGGCCCCCTGGCCCTTGCTGGCGGCAAACTCCTGCGGGTGCTTGCTCAGCTTGCGCTCTGCCGAATAGGACAGGAACGTCGGGATTTCCGCGCCGCCAGCCGGGATGGAGCCAAAGGGAAAGCCGATCAGCGTGCCTCTTATCCAGGCGGGAACGGAGCGTTTCCAATCTGCGCGGGTCATCCATAACGAGGTCATCCGGTGCCGCCCGACGGTTTCTTCCTTCTGATAGAGCAGGCTGTACAAGGCTTCGGCCACGGCAAACAGGCCGACCGCCACCAATACTACTTCGATGCCATCGACCAACTCCGGCACGCCCAGGGTGTAGCGGGCGATTCCCGACGTCGAGTCCAGGCCGATCAGGCCAATGGTCAGCCCGATGCCCAGGGACGCGAACCCGCGCAACATGGAAGCACCCAGCACCGCCGATACCGTGGTGAACGACAACACCAGGATGGCGAAGTATTCCGCCGGCCCGAACTTGAGCGCCAATGTTGCCACCAGCGGCGCAAACAGGGTCAGCAGCACGGTGGCGACAGTGCCGGCCACGAACGAGCCGATGGCGGCCGTTGCCAGGGCAGGCCCCGCGCGGCCGTTGCGCGCCATGAGATTACCCTCCAGGGCGGTGATCATCGATGACGACTCGCCTGGGGTATTGAGCAGAATGGAAGTGGTCGAGCCGCCGAATTGTGCGCCGTAATAGATTCCGGCGAACATGATCAGGGCGCCGGTAGGGTCGACCTTGGCGGTAATCGGCAGCAACAGGGCCACCGTCAGGGCCGGCCCGATGCCCGGCAAGACCCCGATGGCGGTGCCCAGCAGGCAACCGATGAAGCCCCATAACAAATTGACCGGATCCAGCGCCGCAGCAAAACCCGCGGCCAGGCTCAAGAGAATGTCCACGGCGTTATCTCCTCAGATCCAGGCATTGATGAGGGGCGGAAGGGCGACACCCAACCCGGCATTGAACAACCAGTAGATCGGCAACGTCAGCGCGATGCCGATGGCGAGGTCACGCAATGGATGGCGGCTGCCGAACCCCCGCGCCGAACAGGCGAATAGCAGGGCGGCGGCCAGCACGAATCCGATCACATTGATCAGCAATGCAATCGCCACGATGCCCGCTGTCACCCAGGCGGCTCCCCACTTGCCGTTGGGCAGTACGCCGTCACCATTGCCCGCCAGCTCACGAAAGCCGCCCGTGATCGCCTGGTAACTCAGCACGGCACCCACGCCTGCCAGGAACGCGGCGACGGCGCAGGGGTAGACATGGGCGCCGAGGATGACGAAGCCCATCTCGGGTGGAAATCGCAAAGCGCCGATGGCCAGGATCACGCCGATGGCGATCACCCCGACGCCGATTGCCAGCTGTGTCGGCAATACTGTGCGTGCGCGGTCCATGTCAAAGCAGCCCGACCTTGACCAGCATGGCGTGCAGGCGCGCATGTTCCTCTTCGACGAATTTACCGAACTCGTCGCCGGTCAGAATGCTCTGGGTCCAGGCATTGTCCTTGATGTTTTTCTGCCAGACATCACTGTGGGTCGCGGCCACAACCGCGTCGGTGACCTCCTGGCGCTGTGCCGGCGTGAGGTCCGCCGCACCGTAGACACCCCGCCAGTTGCCAATGATCACGTCATAGCCACTTTCCTTGAGGGTCGGTGCGTCGATGCCTTCGACACGGTTGGGGGCGCCAATGGCCAGCAAGCGGAACTGCTTGGCTTGGACATACTTCGCCAGTTCGGCGTAACCACCCGTAATGACGGTGATGTGCCCGCCCAAGGTCGCGGCAACGACTTCACCACCCCCGGCATAAGCGACGTAGTTCACCTGGTTGACCGGGACGTCCATCTTGCCCGCCAGTTCAGCGATGCCGATGTGATCGATCGATCCCTTGGAACCACCGCCCCACTTGATACTGGAGGGGTTGGCCTTGAAGTCCTTCAGCAGATCATCCAGATTCTTGTAGGGCGAGTCCTGGCGGACGGCAAGCACGTTGTATTCAGTGAAAAGCCGGGCGATGGGCGTCACATCCTTCAGGGTGATTTGCGGTTTGTTCTGCTCCACGGCGGTGACCATGATCGCCCCTACCACGAGCAACGCATTGGCATCGCCCTTGGTGCTGTTGGCGAACTGCGCCAGACCCAATGTGCCTCCGGCACCGCCCTTGTTCTCGAATGTAACGGATTTGGCTGTCTTGGCTTCGATCAGGGCCTTGCCCAGGATCCGTGCGGTCTGGTCGTAACCACCGCCCACGGAGCCCGGCGCCATGAACTTGACTGTGTCCAGTGCGAGGGCGGACGTGGCGAGGGTCATGGCCAGCGCCATGGAGGCGTAG is from Pseudomonas sp. B21-056 and encodes:
- a CDS encoding DNA polymerase II: MDLQQGFVLTRHWRDTPAGTEVEFWLATDAGPRRVRLAVQPSVAFVPQLQRGQVEALLQGEKDIELRPLDLLDFEHRPVLGLYCRQHAQLMRLDTTLRRAGVEVFEADIRPPERYLMERFITAPVWFSGTPGTDGLLLDAQMKPAPDYRPALRLVSLDIETTAQGELYSIALEGCGERQVYMLGPPNGDDSGVDFQLEYCDSRTLLLKKLNDWFARFDPDAIIGWNLVQFDLRVLHEHARRLAVPLRLGRGGEEMQWREHGARNNHFFAAAAGRLIIDGIESLRSATWSFPSFSLENVAQTLLGEGKAIGTPYQRMDEINRMFAEDKPALARYNLKDCELVTRIFAKTELLKFLLERASVTGLPADRSGGSVAAFTHLYMPLMHRQGFVAPNLGQRPPQASPGGFVMDSQPGLYESVLVLDYKSLYPSIIRTFLIDPVGLIEGLRHPDDSESVPGFRGARFSRTRHCLPSIVARVAEGRETAKREHNAPLSQALKIIMNAFYGVLGSSGCRFFDPRLASSITLRGHQIMQQTRQLIEARGHVVIYGDTDSTFVWLRRAHGQEEAASIGRELVAHVNQWWREYVHETFGLQSALELQFETHFKRFLMPTIRGAEEGSKKRYAGLVTRADGSDEIIYKGLEAVRTDWSPLARQFQQELYERIFHRKPYQDYLRDYVHQTLAGAFDDRLVYRKRLRRPLDDYERNVPPHVRAARIADEFNQRQGRPRQYQNGGWISYVITVAGPEPLETRSAAIDYDHYVSKQLQPVADAILPFVGDDFLTLIGGQMGLF
- a CDS encoding tripartite tricarboxylate transporter permease; its protein translation is MDILLSLAAGFAAALDPVNLLWGFIGCLLGTAIGVLPGIGPALTVALLLPITAKVDPTGALIMFAGIYYGAQFGGSTTSILLNTPGESSSMITALEGNLMARNGRAGPALATAAIGSFVAGTVATVLLTLFAPLVATLALKFGPAEYFAILVLSFTTVSAVLGASMLRGFASLGIGLTIGLIGLDSTSGIARYTLGVPELVDGIEVVLVAVGLFAVAEALYSLLYQKEETVGRHRMTSLWMTRADWKRSVPAWIRGTLIGFPFGSIPAGGAEIPTFLSYSAERKLSKHPQEFAASKGQGAIEGVAGPEAANNASATGSLVPLLTLGIPTSATAAILLAAFQNYNLQPGPMLFQTSSELVWTLVASLYIGNLILLVLNLPLVGLWVKLLQIPRPYLNAGILVFASIGVYGMRHSSFDLMLMLAIGWAGVLMRRFDFPVAPVIVGMLLGPMAEKQLRNALSISQGDWTVFLTQPISATVLGLTLLVLVVPHLLHMRGIRLQEDD
- a CDS encoding tripartite tricarboxylate transporter TctB family protein — protein: MDRARTVLPTQLAIGVGVIAIGVILAIGALRFPPEMGFVILGAHVYPCAVAAFLAGVGAVLSYQAITGGFRELAGNGDGVLPNGKWGAAWVTAGIVAIALLINVIGFVLAAALLFACSARGFGSRHPLRDLAIGIALTLPIYWLFNAGLGVALPPLINAWI
- a CDS encoding Bug family tripartite tricarboxylate transporter substrate binding protein, which produces MFTTVRQLSRYASMALAMTLATSALALDTVKFMAPGSVGGGYDQTARILGKALIEAKTAKSVTFENKGGAGGTLGLAQFANSTKGDANALLVVGAIMVTAVEQNKPQITLKDVTPIARLFTEYNVLAVRQDSPYKNLDDLLKDFKANPSSIKWGGGSKGSIDHIGIAELAGKMDVPVNQVNYVAYAGGGEVVAATLGGHITVITGGYAELAKYVQAKQFRLLAIGAPNRVEGIDAPTLKESGYDVIIGNWRGVYGAADLTPAQRQEVTDAVVAATHSDVWQKNIKDNAWTQSILTGDEFGKFVEEEHARLHAMLVKVGLL